A window of the Lolium perenne isolate Kyuss_39 chromosome 7, Kyuss_2.0, whole genome shotgun sequence genome harbors these coding sequences:
- the LOC127311441 gene encoding pathogenesis-related protein 1, which yields MEAPKLAILLALATAAAMMNPSQAQNLPQDYVSAHNRVRAAVGVAGVSWSTTLQAYAQSYANQRIGDCRLQHSGGPYGENIFWGSAGKDWTAADAVNSWFSEKQDYDYGSNTCSAGKQCGHYTQIVWRASTTIGCARVVCNNNRGVFIICSYDPRGNFVGQKPY from the coding sequence ATGGAGGCGCCCAAGCTAGCCATTTTGCTTGCCCTAGCCACGGCAGCAGCCATGATGAATCCTTCCCAGGCGCAGAATTTGCCTCAGGACTATGTTTCAGCGCACAACAGAGTCCGCGCCGCCGTCGGCGTTGCCGGGGTGAGCTGGAGCACAACGTTGCAAGCGTACGCCCAGAGCTACGCCAACCAGAGGATCGGCGACTGCAGGCTCCAACACTCTGGCGGGCCGTATGGGGAGAACATTTTCTGGGGAAGTGCCGGAAAGGATTGGACGGCGGCGGACGCTGTGAACTCGTGGTTCAGCGAGAAGCAGGACTACGACTATGGGTCCAACACCTGCAGCGCGGGAAAGCAGTGCGGGCACTACACACAGATTGTGTGGCGCGCCTCGACGACGATCGGCTGCGCTCGCGTGGTCTGCAACAACAACCGCGGTGTGTTCATCATCTGCAGCTACGACCCACGCGGCAATTTTGTTGGACAGAAACCATACTAA